Sequence from the Thermoplasmata archaeon genome:
CAGGTAGCTGAACGCCTTCTTCAGGTTGTCGTAGATCCGCCGCCCATTTCGAACGGCGCCCACGATCGTCTTGAAGTTGTCGTCGAGGAGGACGAGCGAGGCGGTCTCCTTGGCCACCTCCGTTCCACGTTCGCCCATCGCGACGCCGATGTTGGCCCGCTTCAGGGCAGGGGCATCGTTGATCCCGTCACCGGTGACCGCCACCCGGTACCCGAGCTTCTGGTACCCTTCCACGATTTTGAGCTTCTGCTCCGGCAAGACACGGGCGAAGACGTTGCCCGACTCAAGCAGCTTGAGGAACTCATCCTCGGGGACGTTGAGGTCCTTGCCGCTCACGATCCCATCTGTGGAGATGCCCGCTTTGTGGGCGATCGCGGCGGCCGTAGCCCGATGGTCGCCCGTCAGCATGACGACCCGGATGCCTGCCTTGCGGCACTCCGTGACCGCCTTCGTCACGCCTTCTCGGATCGGGTCGGAGAACCCGAGCAGGCCGAGGTACTCGAGGTCCGCTTCGTCCTCGGAGCGTCCCTTCATCCGCGGCAGCTTCTTCCCCGCCACGGCGAGCACCCGTGTGCCCGCCGCCGCCATTGCCTCGTTCTCCTTGAGGACCCGCGTCCGCTCGGGAGGGTCCAGGTGGCATCGCGCGAGGATGCCCTCGCCGGAGCCTTTGGCCGCCAGATAGAATCCGCTGCCTTGCCACACGTGGGAGACGTACTTCTCGCGCGCGTCGAACGGATACGCGTGGACGAATTCCATTGCCTTGGTCCTCGCCAAGGCGGGCCGATCCTTCGCGTGGGCATAGATCGCCTTCTCCATGGGGTCGAACGGGTCGCGCTGGCAGGCGAGGAGGGCGGTCAGCTCGAGGTCTTCCTCGGCGACGCCCTGGGCGGGCTTGGCCTCCGACACGCTCATCTTGCCGGTCGTGATGGTGCCCGTTTTGTCCGTGCAGATCACGTCGACACTGCCCAGCGCCTCCACGGCGGACAGGTTTTTCACGAGGGCGTTCGCGTTCGCGAGGCGGAGCATGCCCAGGGAAAGGAACAAGGTGAAGACGACGGGGAACTCCTCGGGGATCGCCGCGATCGCAAGCGTGACCCCGCTGATCACCGCGCTCTTCCAGATCACGTCGGTGATAGGGCCGTAGGCGAAGAGTCCGATGATCACGAGCAGGACGGACAGGATTACGGACACCATCGCGAAAATCCTGATGATTCCCCAGATCTCGGTCTGGAGCGGCGTCTTCCCCGCATAGGTCCCGGAAAGCATCTTTCCAATCTTGCCGTACTGCGTCGCGGACCCTGTGCGGGCGACGATGCAACGGCCGCGACCCGAGACCACGGTGGTCCCGGCGAGGAGCGCTCCCGGGTTCTCGAAGAGGTCCTCGTTGAACCCATCGCCGGGCTTCTTGTCCACGGGCTGGGATTCGCCCGTGAGGGAGGACTCGTCCGTCTGGATGGCGGAACCGGCGAGCAAGGCGCTGTCCGCCATCACGACATCACCCTCCTGGACGAGCAGGATGTCCCCGGGCACGAGGTCCTCCGACTTGATGCGCTTCGTGACGCCACCGCGGACGACACTGACCTCGGGCTCCCCGAGGATCTTGAGTTTCTCCAGCGCCTTGTCCGTCTGCAACTCGATGACCACGTCCACGACGGCGATCGGGACGACGGCCACGATCGTGATGATCGATTCCGGGATGTCACCGAGGAGGTAGTAGACCACCCCGGCGATGACCAGCAGCCACAGCATGGGCTCCTTCAAGAATGCGAGGAACCCCCAGATTCGGATCTTCTTCTTGGGAACCAGGATGTTCTTCCCGTGCTTCTTGAGCCGCTCCCGCGCCTCTTGGTCGGTCAGCCCCTCGCGCTCGTCGGATTGCAGCCGCTCGACGATTTCCTTGGCCATGGGTTTCCGGTCGTCCTCCGTCTCACCTACGAATCGAGCCGCAGCCGAACGCGCTTCCTGGGTTCCCATGCACGGTAGCTGGCCCCTTCAGGATTCTGTAATTACCGACCCAACACTCCGCATCCGATTCGGGGATTTAGGTTGGTGACTGCCTTCCCGAAATCCAATCCACAGACCAAACTCCCGCGGGCGGCGAACGCCCGAGCGCGGTGCAGAGCTCTCGCCCCCGGTTCGCGTCATGCCGGCAGGTACCTCAGGAACGCGTCCCGCTCCCGCACAGCTCCCACCACGTGGCGGGCGCTGTCGACGATGGGGATGGCGCGGAAGCGATACTTGCGGAACAGGGATTCCACCTCGTCGCGCATGGAGGACGGCGACACGGTGACCACCGTCCTCGTCATGATCTGATCGAGTCGGCTTTCGGGGTGCGCTTGCAGAAGCTCGTTGATGTCGACGACACCTTGCAGGTCGAGCTCCGTCCCGACCACGTACACGTACATGGTCACGTCACAAAACGGCGCCTGGAGCCGGAAGCGCTTGAAGGCCTCGTCGACCGTCAGGTCCCCGGGAAGCAGGAGGAGACGATGGACGGCCAACGCGGCCGCGGGCACGTCGTACTCGGAGAGGATCTGGTGGACCCTGGCGGCAATGTCTCCCTTGAGCGCGGCCAGAATCTCTCGGGACCCATCCCGAGGCAGGATGGAGACGATCTCCGCGATTTCCGCCGGCGAGAGATGGGTGAAGATCTGCTCGACGCGCTCCGCGCTGGTGGACGCGAGGATCTCCCGCTGGACCCGGGGTTCCGTCTCGCCGAGAACCTGCGCGGCGGTCTGGTTGTCCAGCGAGTGGAACACCTGAACCCGGTCCTCGCGGTCCATGACCTCGAGCACGTCCGCGAGGTCCGTCGGGGGAAGGTCCGCGAGTTTCTCCCGCAGGACCCGGAGGTGGATGTCCCCGGAGAAGCTGCTCACGTTTTCCAAGGGCTGCACGTACGCCCACGACACCAACTTCGGGTTCGTGATGTCCTCCGGTTTGTTCCGCGCCAGGAAATCGAGTCCGAGTCGTCGCGCGAGCCGATGGCGGTTCAGGTCGACGTCGCTCACGTAGAGCTTGCCGCCCTTCGACGTGAAGCGGATGTCGTACACAATCTCCACTTCGCGGTTGGCGATGTCTAGGACCTTCTTGTCCTTCACGTAGTCCTTCAGGAAGATGGCGGACTCCGGCGGCGTCGTGAGATACTTCGTAAGGTCCGAACCCCGGACCACGATCCGCCCCTCGGAAAAAAGAGACACGTCTTCCCAGGGAACGAAGAGTGGGGGGTTGCCGAAAGGCCGGCCGATCATGATCTGCGTCACCGTGGGAAGGGCCGGGGTGGGCGTGGCGATGAGATCCGCGAGCTTCCCCACCTTCGCGTCCTGGAGGTATACCTTGGTGCCCACGATGTCGTTCAGGAAGAAGAACCGTGTGACGCCCTCGGGCTCTGCTGGTGCGATGGCCAACCGATCACCCTCTCCCCGTGATGAGGCGGAAGAGAAGGAGGCCTACGAGGAAGATCAGGTAGAGCCTCAGCATGAGCAAGGCGAACTTGACCCCACGGGACATCTTGATCCTGGGTTTCGCGTACTTGTGGTTGATCTCGCGCACCTTGTCCACGGCACGTCCTAGGAGACCCCGCCTTCCGACTTGGCCTTCCGATTCCGCTGCGGTCATGCGAACCACTCCGGGAAGATCGAGCTGACTGCGTACAGGGTAGACAGGATGATGATCGCGATGATGATCGCCGACGCGATCACGTTCTGGAGCGTGGTATTCTTGTATTTCCCGACCACATCCTCCTGGTTCAGGAGGAGCAGGAGGAAGGTGAGCGCCGCAGGCAAGAGGGTCACCGCAATGACTTGCACGAAGAGCGTGATCGTGATCAGGGGCGCTCCCGGGATGAGGACGATGCCCGCGGCAACACCCAGGATGGCCAGACGGAAGAGGAAGAACCACGGGGCCTGGGTCACCTTGTTATTCAGGGAGTGCGACCAGCCAAAGACCTCCCCGAACGCCCAGGAGCTCGCCAAGGAGATGCAGATGGCTCCGAGCAGCCCGGCATCGAACAGGCCAATCGCCATGATCGTCCCGACGTACGGATCGATGGCCTTGATTGTGATCGCCGCGGTGGCGGCGTCCGGGACGGGGGAACCGGGAATTACCGTGGCCACGATGATGATCATGAAGACCGCGCACAGGATTGTGAAGGCTGAACCGATCGCGGTGTCAAGCCGCGCCCACTTGATGTCCTTCTCCTTGAGCTCCTTGTCCACGACCGCGCTCTGCTGGAAGAAGATCATCCATGGTGCAATCGTGGTCCCAATGTTCGCCATGAGAAAGAGGAGTACGATGTTGCCGATTCCGTAGGGGAACGACGGAATGACTCCTGTCGCGACCCGCGACCAGTTGGGACCCACGAGGAACGCGACAGGTACGTAGATGAGATTCACGATGCAGAACACGAGGACGATCTTCTCCCACGTCCAGTAGCGTCCCTGAATGACCATGGCCATGATCAGGAGGATCACCGCGAGCTCCGTGAGTTCGGGTTGGACGCCGAAGATCATCATGGCCGCCGTCATCCCGATGAACTCCGTGACGATCGTCAGGAGGTCGGTCAGGGTCAGGTCGAGGAGGGAGAACCAGCCCCAGAACGGTCCGAACGCATCGAAGATGGCCTCGGCATGGCCTCGCTTCGTGATCGCGCCGAGACGGACGGTCATCTCCTGACAGACGTACGCGACGGGACCCAGGAGGATCTCGACCCAGATGAAACTGTACAGGAACTTGGCGCCCGTCACGGTGTACGTTGTGATGCCGCCGGCGTCGTTGTCGGCGACCATGACGATGATCCCCGGCCCCACGATCGCGCCGAAGATCCGGAGCATCTTGAGTGTGCGCCGGTACCGATAGTAGAACCGACTCGAGACGGGAAGCGTGGCCCCGGCGTTCATACCCTCGCGACCTGCGACGTCTTCGGGGTCTCGTCGTACCAGGCCAGGGCCGCCATCTGCCGTCTCCCTTCTGCTAGGGGCCGCGGAGCCCGCTTCCCCGGTTTAAGGCTATCGTTCGTATCCATCGGTATGCGCAGGAAGTTCGGTTAGTAGGGCGTCAACCGAAATCGGGCCGACCTCGTTGAGCGGGGCGCAAGCGGCCAGTCCGCCGAACTGGGCGCCGCAGAGGGCCGGGGTGATGAATGCATCCTCGGCGGGCCGGTTAGGCGGAGAACACGCGCTCAGAGGGGATACCAGTGGCCTTCCTTCGGCAGAAGGACCTCGCGGCCTTCGAGCGCCTCCGCGAGGAGCTCCCGCTGTTCGCCGTGCATCAGGACAACGCGCCGCGGATCGCAGGACTCGATGAAGCGGAGGAGCTCGTCGTGGCCCGCGTGCGCGGAGAAGTCGAACTTCTGCCACTCGATCTTGATGTCGACGCTCACGCCGTAGAGGTCGATCGTGCCCGTGTCGACGAGCTTCCGGCCGTTCGTCCCCTCGACCTGGTAGCCCGTGAGGAGGATCGCGCACTTGGGGTCCTCCCGGATCGCGTCGAGGTAGTGCAGGACGGGGCCGCCGTCCAGCATCCCGCTCGTGCAGACGATCACCTCGCCGCGCAGTGCGAGCTCCCGGGCTCTCGGGCTGTCGACGACCTTCACGCGGTGCATGGCCTGCCGGAGCCTCTTCGCGGAGCGGATGTACTCCGGATGCTCGACGTAGATCGAGTTCACCTTCTTCCCCATGCCGTCCAACCAGACCTCGTGACGTGCCTTGGCCAGGGTCAGGAGGATGTCCTGCGTGCGGCCGACCGCGAAAGAAGGGACCAGGGCGATCCCGCCGCGGTTCACGACCTGTTCCACCTTCTTCAGGAACGCGTATTCGGACTTCAGCCGCTCCGGGTGCTGCCGCCCCGCGTACGTGGATTCGATGAACAGCGTGTCGCACTTCACGGGCCGGGCGCCCCACACCAGGTCCGTGGACAGGGTGTGCAGGTCTCCCGTGAAGAGCATGGTCTGGTTGCCGTTCACCTCGTACATGGTCGCCCCGGGGATGTGGCCCGCGGGATGCGCCGTGACCTCGAGGTCCCCCATGTCCACATTGTCGCCGAAGTCCACGGTGCGGAAGCGCCGGCGTGCCGTGCGGAGGTCGTGGTCGTTGAACGGCGCGTCGAAGCCCTCCGCGTCCGCGATCTTGAGGCTGTCTTGGAGGAGCAGATCGGCCACGTCCGCGGTCGGCGGCGTCAGGACGACGTCCACATCCTGGCGGCGGGTGATCCACGGAATCATCCCCGTGTGGTCCAGGTGGGCGTGGCTCACGAACATGCCGTCCACGGGCGGGGCGGGGATGGGATACTGAGGAGGATCCCTGGGCAGCAGCCCGTAGTCGAACAGGGTGGAGGTCGGGCCACTCCGGAGGACCATGCCCAGGCGGCCGACCTCGGAGGCCCCGCCGAGGAACTCAAACTCCATGACTTCGGCTCCGTACCCGGGGGAACCTATAAGGCTTTAGCCAAGCCGCCGCGCAGGAGGCGCTGGCACCGGATCGCCCGTCCCATCCGCTTCCGGCCCAGGAGGATCATGGAGGCTTCCAGCAGGGCGTCGCTCCCGAAGAAGCGGTCCGCGAGACGCTTGATCCGCACGCCTTCGCGGAGGGGTCCCTCGAGCACCGCGCGCCATCGCCCCTCATAGGCCCCGAGGGGGACGCCGTCGAGGACATGGTCCGCGGCGGTCTCGCCGGCAATCCGCCCAGCGATCATGGACACGTTGATCCCGCCGCCGTTCGTCGCCATGACCATCCCCGCGGAATCTCCCGCCAGGAGGACGTTGCCCGCGACGGTGCGGTCGATCGGCCCCAGGACGGGCACGAACCCTCCGGTGGCCTTGCCTCCCCGGATTCCCCGCCCGGCAAGGAATCGGTCGTACAGGGCGCGCAGGTTCCCGTGGAAGCGCTCCCAGGTCCCCAGGCCCACGTTCGCGCAGTGCGCCTTCGGGATGATCCAGGCGTACCCGCCCGGGGCCAGGTTACCGAAGAACATCTCCGTCGCGTCGCTGAACTCGCCCTCCGCGGTCGTGCTCATCGCGGGGGCGGACACGGGCCACGGGAGACCCGCACTCTGCGCGACCGCGGACCGCGGGCCGTCGCACCCTATGACCACCTGGGCCTCGAACACACCTCGATTCGTGTGCACCTGGGTTCCCTGGACTCGGGTGACCACGGTCTCCTTGAGGAGCCCCGCACCCTCGGC
This genomic interval carries:
- a CDS encoding MBL fold metallo-hydrolase, with the protein product MEFEFLGGASEVGRLGMVLRSGPTSTLFDYGLLPRDPPQYPIPAPPVDGMFVSHAHLDHTGMIPWITRRQDVDVVLTPPTADVADLLLQDSLKIADAEGFDAPFNDHDLRTARRRFRTVDFGDNVDMGDLEVTAHPAGHIPGATMYEVNGNQTMLFTGDLHTLSTDLVWGARPVKCDTLFIESTYAGRQHPERLKSEYAFLKKVEQVVNRGGIALVPSFAVGRTQDILLTLAKARHEVWLDGMGKKVNSIYVEHPEYIRSAKRLRQAMHRVKVVDSPRARELALRGEVIVCTSGMLDGGPVLHYLDAIREDPKCAILLTGYQVEGTNGRKLVDTGTIDLYGVSVDIKIEWQKFDFSAHAGHDELLRFIESCDPRRVVLMHGEQRELLAEALEGREVLLPKEGHWYPL
- a CDS encoding CBS domain-containing protein, encoding MAIAPAEPEGVTRFFFLNDIVGTKVYLQDAKVGKLADLIATPTPALPTVTQIMIGRPFGNPPLFVPWEDVSLFSEGRIVVRGSDLTKYLTTPPESAIFLKDYVKDKKVLDIANREVEIVYDIRFTSKGGKLYVSDVDLNRHRLARRLGLDFLARNKPEDITNPKLVSWAYVQPLENVSSFSGDIHLRVLREKLADLPPTDLADVLEVMDREDRVQVFHSLDNQTAAQVLGETEPRVQREILASTSAERVEQIFTHLSPAEIAEIVSILPRDGSREILAALKGDIAARVHQILSEYDVPAAALAVHRLLLLPGDLTVDEAFKRFRLQAPFCDVTMYVYVVGTELDLQGVVDINELLQAHPESRLDQIMTRTVVTVSPSSMRDEVESLFRKYRFRAIPIVDSARHVVGAVRERDAFLRYLPA
- a CDS encoding divalent metal cation transporter, which codes for MNAGATLPVSSRFYYRYRRTLKMLRIFGAIVGPGIIVMVADNDAGGITTYTVTGAKFLYSFIWVEILLGPVAYVCQEMTVRLGAITKRGHAEAIFDAFGPFWGWFSLLDLTLTDLLTIVTEFIGMTAAMMIFGVQPELTELAVILLIMAMVIQGRYWTWEKIVLVFCIVNLIYVPVAFLVGPNWSRVATGVIPSFPYGIGNIVLLFLMANIGTTIAPWMIFFQQSAVVDKELKEKDIKWARLDTAIGSAFTILCAVFMIIIVATVIPGSPVPDAATAAITIKAIDPYVGTIMAIGLFDAGLLGAICISLASSWAFGEVFGWSHSLNNKVTQAPWFFLFRLAILGVAAGIVLIPGAPLITITLFVQVIAVTLLPAALTFLLLLLNQEDVVGKYKNTTLQNVIASAIIIAIIILSTLYAVSSIFPEWFA
- a CDS encoding NAD(P)/FAD-dependent oxidoreductase, producing the protein MAYDAIVVGSGPAGGTAARYAARRGLKVLLLDKRKEIGVPVQCGEYVASDEEVRRIFPPVSGLEDLMEVPHRVKQVDTPVIRIWSPRGRAYDLPFRGYTVRRDKMDQGIADQAVAEGAGLLKETVVTRVQGTQVHTNRGVFEAQVVIGCDGPRSAVAQSAGLPWPVSAPAMSTTAEGEFSDATEMFFGNLAPGGYAWIIPKAHCANVGLGTWERFHGNLRALYDRFLAGRGIRGGKATGGFVPVLGPIDRTVAGNVLLAGDSAGMVMATNGGGINVSMIAGRIAGETAADHVLDGVPLGAYEGRWRAVLEGPLREGVRIKRLADRFFGSDALLEASMILLGRKRMGRAIRCQRLLRGGLAKAL
- a CDS encoding cation-transporting P-type ATPase, producing MAKEIVERLQSDEREGLTDQEARERLKKHGKNILVPKKKIRIWGFLAFLKEPMLWLLVIAGVVYYLLGDIPESIITIVAVVPIAVVDVVIELQTDKALEKLKILGEPEVSVVRGGVTKRIKSEDLVPGDILLVQEGDVVMADSALLAGSAIQTDESSLTGESQPVDKKPGDGFNEDLFENPGALLAGTTVVSGRGRCIVARTGSATQYGKIGKMLSGTYAGKTPLQTEIWGIIRIFAMVSVILSVLLVIIGLFAYGPITDVIWKSAVISGVTLAIAAIPEEFPVVFTLFLSLGMLRLANANALVKNLSAVEALGSVDVICTDKTGTITTGKMSVSEAKPAQGVAEEDLELTALLACQRDPFDPMEKAIYAHAKDRPALARTKAMEFVHAYPFDAREKYVSHVWQGSGFYLAAKGSGEGILARCHLDPPERTRVLKENEAMAAAGTRVLAVAGKKLPRMKGRSEDEADLEYLGLLGFSDPIREGVTKAVTECRKAGIRVVMLTGDHRATAAAIAHKAGISTDGIVSGKDLNVPEDEFLKLLESGNVFARVLPEQKLKIVEGYQKLGYRVAVTGDGINDAPALKRANIGVAMGERGTEVAKETASLVLLDDNFKTIVGAVRNGRRIYDNLKKAFSYL